The genomic region ACATATTAGGAATATCAttgccaaaatatattttattgttcaatGCAAGTGcttcatattttttcaattctaaATATTCCTTAGTCAAAAGTAACTTATTGGCTTCTGCTTGTTTCTTCAAATGGTAATAATCGGCCTCTGCTTTGGTTTGTTGCTTGGCTTTGTGGATACTATCTTCAATGAGTTCAATTTTTTGCAGAGATTCCTTCTCCATAATCTTCTGTTCATACTGTATTTTAGCCACATAAGCTTCTTTTTCCGCCTCAATAATTGCCTTCCTGCGTGCCGTCTCTGCTTCTTTTTCAACaacctatataaaattaagcaatttatttattttggctaATTAAAGTATATCAAGAAAAATTTTCTATTCAGGCaggttataaaaagtatattatataaattaaatgtaaagtttacCACTGgctaaaaaatgaaattctaccaataagaaatgataatatattcagAAGTTACTCATTTTAATATGCATGCTATCATAAAATCAAtaaaccaaataataaaatgtaaaagtaagTGAAGAGAAATATTAATGAGTGAACCTTTTGATGTTGTTCTGCGATAAGGTACTTGGACTTTTCAGCTTCCATAAGCTCATAATTCTTTCTTATAGCCTCTGGTATTTTTGGTTTAGTTACACGAACACCATTTACCTTCAAACCTGGAGCTAATTCATTGAGATCATTTTGTAGAgcctaaaaacaaaaaaaatacagttaataTACGAGAATACTTTTAGTACTTTACTCATTCAATTCAAAACAACtgacatttttattaagtatgacAAACATTGGACAGGTACTGAAACTAAACACTTAAATACAGATTTTTAGCAGATATAAaccaatttttatgaaaatataaaatatgaaatttggttatgttatattttacttactGTACTTAGATTTTCATCAATTTGGTCAAATAAATCTATGTAAACTTCATGCAAAGTGTGTGCACTACAGAACTGATTTAACTCATGATGTACTTTATGAAAAATCAATGTCTTGTCATAGTCTGCTGTGTAGTTGCGCACTACCTCTAAGACTGCAATAAATTACATCAACTTTTTAGTATTGTCTTAATCtccacaatttaattattttatgtttaattattgctGAAGtagacattttaagaaatgaaataaactcACCGCTGCTAGGATCAAGCTTGTTGACAACTTCGATTCTCTCAAAATATATCATGACTCCACCACTTGTTCCACATGGAACATTTTTTACTTCATCAGTTTGTAATGTAGTCTAAAACAATAAGAAACACATTTTTATGacttttctatataaaacacCCACAATGTTtctaattatattgattattaatgttatattaataaataagtgataCCTGTATTGCTTTAAAAGTCGTTAGCACTGGAATCATCATGTGAAAGCCAGGCTGACTAGTAACAGGCAGCAATGCTCCCCCCTGTAAATAattacacataataaataaaattcaaaatttgaaatataaacaaatgtcaACCAAATTGTCTTACTCGGTAGTAAACTCCGACGTATCCTTCTTCAACTTTAtgtaaagaaaaatgtacagaCACTCCAACCGCCAATATAACAATCGCCAGCATAGATGTCTGGTCCGCCATGACTGGACTACAACATAGTATCtaaaataaggaaaatatatatctatatatggtATACTTACGTCACTAGAACTTCGTTTAcctcaaaaacaaattaaaagaaagCTCACTATTAAAGATATGACGATgaatttgttgtatttatattaaaatgctgTAACTTAggaaactattatttatagcgCGATAAAGAGGTCTAGAAATCTGTGTgcttagaaaatttaattaacagaaATGAAACATTGATGTTTATTACCGATTATTCCATTTAAATGTCTTTAATcataatacaaattacaaatactAATGACAAGAATTTGACAGCttactttttttgttttctctTTATGGTAAAGGCTAGGCATGGGTAATATCGCTTTGAAGCGATATCGTATCGTATCTAGATATCGGTTTTGATTATCGGATatcgtatctatatattttaatatctagatATTGTATCGAGTCTATGGTACTCGGAAATCGAATCAGTACCAGATGATatcagattaatattaatagttgtgtttatcgcatatattatgtattggtttatttttgttattgataataacatggttaaataagtaaatatttgtttattaatagatatgttGCCGTTCCGAATTTGAAAATCAGTGAAGTGAACTTTCCTTCATACATTTTTCAGGCTTTTTCTGTAATGCCGGCgtatttaaaagttcatttcTTCGTACATACATCTCTTTTAACTGTTGTCGAAAGAGTAATAACTCGTATCTCTTTTGATCTAATTTGacctttaaaaatatctgtGAAATGCCTGAAGAGCCCTTGTCTTTTTTGCCTACAgttgaatttattgaaaattacgcTCGTATTGGGACGAGACAATTCTTCATTGTATTTAACACAAACATTAATCTAACTAAAAaacattctttaaaattacatttaatgaatattatcacTTGCCCTAAATACCTCATTTCCTTGAAATGTTCAAtacaatatgtacattatttgacacacatcataaattattatatacatctacttaaacaagaaaaaatacatgagttacgaaaaacacctaaaatttagaaaaaaaagcgagtaattaaattacaaagctAACAACGCGACCGCGAAAacataaaacgaaaataaaatagatcataaaaataatagcaatttctaAAATGACACCCAAGGTCAAACAACCGATaccagtaaaaatatcataatatcctTAACGGTTAAAATATCTAGAtatccgtagacagagaaactaaactttgtttctctgtctacgtagATATCGAATatccgatattttaaaaaatatcaacagataACCTAAGCGTGAGTCGTATTTATGAAttgttctgaaaccgattatatttttattaaatcaaatacaatatagaaatatgtaattattaaatattagacttGCGCAAACTATATcattaagaagaaaaaagagAGATATATCTTTTCGCTCTAAGATatagataaacataaataacataataataataaatagtactaaatatagatatttctaaataataagttcgatatatcgatatttcaCTAACAATCCTACTCGCGTTCGCGCCTACTCGTTTGacaattgatatttacaaatttacaacgATATTCGATATCGGATATACCGTATGCAGAGTATACAAAACCGATATCGGTGGATatccgaatattataaatactgtgcGTGCGCTTCGATATCTAGATATTAGATTTAGTACCATAACAATACCGTATACACATTATACAGAAACGATATCAGTGGATATCCGAATATATAGATACTGTGCGCTCCGATATCTAGATATTAGATTTTGTACCGATATATAGATTTGTATCTATATACGATTCGTATCGCCCATGCCTAGTAAAGGCTAGAAGAAAAATAGATATTACACCATACGGCCActtttgcaatttatttttattaatatcgtttTAAATGGTAAGTAAGTGTCTTCCATGTGACGATTTTCAAATTacctatacattatataattataatgtctcTTTTCTTTTGTCgatgtgcaatatttattgacgGGTACTATAAGAAGGTATAGTATCTAAATTATCAACGAACAACTGCTGGTAATAAGATGCACTCTTTGTATAGTGACTTGTGGGCTGTGGATATGTACTCGGTGATATTCAGTCacagacatacacaatttatttatttatttttacttgtaatcaacagcgttacagaaATATATCTCTTGAAAGTCATAACTTAATAACAATGTGTACTTCttattacatgtataatttCATTCCATATTAATCTAATTAGAAAGAAACCACAAATTCATTTCCTGCGCAGGCACCACAAATATGTGCTATAGAAGAGAAAGATACGTGAAATagaattatacaatttaacattttattatgaataagttCAATTCAATAAAGCAtttcattaatttgaaaatggaattcctATTAAATCGTTTAGTAATATGTTTTTGCTACCGTTATGTATACGTCAATTTTAACAACTTAATCGTTATGGTCATCATCGATTTATCCTGATAACGAATCATAAAGAGCGCTGCGGCTACTTTATTATATCTAGAATGTTACCGTAGGTATCAGTGGTGTAACTATATGGTAGCAGGGCTGGCAAAATGCCACGGGACCCCGTCCCGGCAGGGGTGTCCGAGAGGACGCGAACACAGAACTAACTAGTAACTtaacatttttgataaaatttagaaaaattataaatattatataagtatttaaaatcaattaaagttAGACATAACTAAAGactataacaaattaaaataaattattaggatTTCAACGCATTCATAAGAAAAGAATGTCAATCAATTTTAGAACTCATCCATCGgctgtttaattttttgtcgCGGTATTTTGgtgacccagacgagctagtaATGCTTTTTgttgcaaaatttaaaaaaaatcgaagcaGCCTTTAAAGCACTTCACTCTAAAGTCAGTGATCTTCCATGCcttaaaacatttgaaaatttGTCTGGAAGAATTAGAAAAGTATCGACATGAATTGCTTGTTATAATTCCTGTGACTACAACTAGTGCTGAAAAATCATTTTCGAaactaaaagtaataaaaacctaTTTAAGAAACTATGGGACAAGACAGGCTACGTAATTTGGCTATTGTgtctattgaaaattaatttctgacatgaaaaaaaaaacattttaaaattatactaatagTAATGTTTGTGTAATTTAAATCGCCGTCAGCAGTCAAAGTTAAAAAGATATATGTGGGCATAGTATATctctatacttatatttaatatgtggtaagtgttttatttttagtaactaTAAAATtgttgaaagaaaataaaagaaccATTTGAAAggtgaaaactttatttaagatCTTTTTTTATCCTTATACTTATTAACTACCTACCTTAATAAAAGTTTAGTCCACTTCAGGATGTAACGACACTTCTTCAGATATACTCTCGCTTTCATACGTTTTCCCTTGTGCGTGAATTCCATCCAAAACTTTTGCTATTGATAATTTTAGAGCTCTGTATTCTTCCAAAGCTTTGGCGCACAATTCGCCTTCCGGAGAATTTCCCGGTTCGATTACTAACATCTCTAGTGATCGCTTTAAATATTTCTCCGCATTCAACAGTTCATcctatgaaatttatatttagtataaaatatcacAATCATCTCATTTCACACGTAGCCTTGTAGCGGACTTGTATCATGGATATTGGGATGAGagcatagacaatttagtactttttaaagatttgacatattccgaacaaatatatgattaatattttaaaaacgataTTAGTCTCAAGTCTGCCTATCTCAgtaacgattattattattattttttttatattcgccgggagggcaaatgactctactccacctgatggtaagtggtagtatagtccaaacgcgacgacggccagtacagacgggaaaaacgttctgcactagccgccttcgccttgccggcccgcaagatgcctcttcacgcctcgtttgaaggaacccaccaccacgcaagaccgtacctgtgttttgtacagcaggcacagttgttgtggcgtgaaaaagcgccgcaccttgttcagaactccgagtttccgtgaagctgtttttataacagcctcgatgtaatcccttggactaaggtcgcagcgaacgtcaatccccagcatggcgattttgctttgcatcaccagcggagtaccacagagggagggaagaggggaaaatgttgactttttcgccgtgagagcgcatacctgtgttttcttggcattaaactcaacaagattatcagagccccatttggcgatgagctctaacatcctatcgagttcaatgacaagattcttccgcctctcctcgatttccgctcgcccagccactgcgcgtccgtggtatccaccatgcactgtactatcgtctgcatagcaatgtatgttcccaagagagagcatatcattgatatgcaaaagaaagagtgtgggagatagcacagatccctgggggaccccagcattcactacatagaattgtgaagcgcaaccatcaactaaaacacgaaaaattaatttaatgataataataaacactaatttactggtggtagggctttgtgcaagctcgtctgggtaggtaccacccactcatcagatattctaccgcaaaacagcaatacttgatattgttgtgttccggtttgaagggtgagtgagccagtgtaattacaggcacaagggacataaaatcttagttcccaaggttggtggcgcattggatatgtaagcgatggttgacatttcttacaatgccaatgtctaagagcgttggtgaccacttaccatcaggtggcccatatgctcgtccgccttccttttctataaaaaaaaaaaaaaagaaggctacgcttgtgtaggaagctggcaatccaggtgcatagctgagcaggcagaccatatgccggcagcttggagagaagacttctgtgccagaccctgtcgaaagccttggagatatcgaggctgacaaccaacgattctccatgcttgtcgatagcttcaccccagaggtgcgttacgtacgctagaagatcacctgtggaccgttttggtcgaaacccgtattgacgatcattaattaaagagtgatcttctaggtaatggatcagttggttgtttaaaatccgttccatcaccttacaaagtactgaggtgatagctattggccgataatttgccgggtcagaccgatccccttttttgggaaccgcttgcacattagctcttctccaagcctccggcacacttcccgaagagaaagttggaacaggcgcgttaacacaggagacagctccgctgcgcacttcttcagcactatggctggtattccatcgggaccgctagctttccgtacatcaagtgattgcagctccgcacgcacatcacgttgcctgattttaatgtcaggcatcgtatggccacatgcaggtattgtaggtggcagtgcacttcaatcatcgatgacggaattgtcggcaaagagtttagccaggagatcagcttgctcttgcggactgtgagctagcgatccgtccggatttctgagcggtggcagcgaaggttggcagaaattgttttgcacagacttggtcagacgccagaaactacgggagcccctaggatgcgaaacaaggtcatgaccaatctgtacaatgcgctgtgcatccgctctcgtgtatgcctttctacaggacttggaatttttattatagtttgctttcagtgagtcaatgttagatgccccgctaatgcagccgttgatccacttgcgatatgccgcctgcttagatgctTTAGATtagaaccaacggttacgcgtactcctactgacgagatctgagctaggaatgtagtattccattcccagcatgatctcgccagcaacagcagcggcactagctgtcgggtcattcccactgaagcaacgttccttccaagggaccgacgcatagtaatcgcgcataccgtcccaatccgccgacttatagtgccaaacgcgacggttgcataccgctagtggcggcagcttggcctgtggcactctggtagatataaggctgtgatccgaagagccaagaggagcctgaaccacaacctgatattccaccgggtgagaagtcagcagaaggtccagtagagaaggtgcttgcccatcaatgtctgggatcctggtgggctgatcaaccagttgggtcaagtcatgtgtgagagcaaaagcatgagcagtccttccagcatggtcagttttgagggatttcaaccaggattcgtggtgagcattaaaatcccccaaaaacaccaattccgcgttaggaattgctcttgcgcagcatctgccacccgactaagatggtcaaataatcggcttgtctccaagtcaccattgtgggatctgtagaggcacacgtagactcggctctgacgaaccaggtccacacgtaccaccaacatggagaaggaggggtcctccaagcagcgcagtcggtgacagcaaacatccgtcctgacgaacaagcatactccggctttcgctttgaaggattcttcaagcgtgtagccgggataattaaggtagctggtatcggcaggacggagtatttgtgtctccgtgagaaacaacattgctggccgtgctgtctgtattattatttatttgtattaataaaaaaaatactatatattataaatcgtaCGTAGAGTACATACCACGAATGCGGATGCTGATATTTCACGCGCATCGAACATTTTCTTCGCTAGCTGGACCGTCGTTGCATGTAATTCGTATAAAGTGATAGCTGAAATAATGTAgtctttcaatttatttttcaagtaaGGAACTTAAGGTTGCATAGTTGTCCTATTTACTATTATTGATAAACTTTGTATTACAATACATTAAGCATAACGTGTCAGATGCACCGCCTCCAGCTTTAAAGAGGTACGAAACCAAATAGCTGGTACGCAAGGCACATAATTAGTCTCTAGGATAATCCttaagataatttattcttattgtattattgttataattggtCTTTAGTCTCTGTTTATAcacctatatattattaacgtattaattgtcAATGAGCTTACTGACACGCAGTCTTAAGGCGGACTGTCAATAACTTAATGTAAGATATcaagatgagatcatagacaattttttttacttttaattgttttgacatattcctaacagtaatattaatataataatcttatataatattaaattttgtaataattaaataatgtaatgaaaaacAACCTTTAGTCCGGCATATCCCGGGGCTAAGTACTTCCTGTACGGGTAATAATTCACGACACAGTTCTATTTTCCGTCGCATTAACTTCTTAGTAGGTCTCGGCTCCCTATTGATGGTATCCCGAAGAACGCCCGCTAGACGTTGCTTTGCGTCCAGAAGTAAATAATGGTTAGGAGCTAGTACTAACaaaacgttttttatatattcctcGAGATCTTTTTCATCTTTTTTGTctgtaaaatacatattaatgtaaGAAGAGAAATTATTTCGAACTGACGCTTTAAATAATGGCCATGTTCATACTTATAACTTCAAGTTTATCCGAGCAACATTGAATCTTATGTTCAATGAGAGACGGTTCGGTTTCCTTTCCGCAACTGTTGCAGATCCAAACGCTAGCGTTTTTCGATATATATCCAGTTTTACATTGCAGGCAAATAGCTGAACTCATATATGTTCCCAACTCCGTGATATCAGAACATCGCGCACACGTACATTTGAAGTACTTGCCTATCATAAGATGTTGTTGTCGTAAAGATGTCCCCttaggaaataaaaataaacattatttaacattaaaaagatactaaattaattatgttatgttaacATTAAAAAGATACTAAATTAATTACGTATGTTGCACACTAGATCAACCCTCATGTGTTATAAAAGCACCTTTAGTAACACCGGCAATGCAAGATGCAAGGGCCATATCCAAATGGACAAATGTAATGTTTGATGTTTCTAATATATGTAGAAAATAAAGTAG from Nymphalis io chromosome 11, ilAglIoxx1.1, whole genome shotgun sequence harbors:
- the LOC126771707 gene encoding SET domain-containing protein SmydA-8-like, with the protein product MSLKYEVKSNEKLGRYLVAAKDLKPGERILSDQPFVLGPSSDTSLVCFNCYLPLISKFLVCKNCAVAPMCPGEGCTDQFAKWHSQQECDFFRNLKLNKGTNPMTMVQNVGSLLVLRALLKRDFNHQEWQLFMELEMHLDRRRESNVWEFYDNTVKFIQSLGLLENGQNKDLVQKICAAIDVNSFEVRGPPIPALGCAEVLRAVYLRAALLAHDCVANTHVSINDRNELVCHASRDIKKGDPIYYNYTDPLKGTSLRQQHLMIGKYFKCTCARCSDITELGTYMSSAICLQCKTGYISKNASVWICNSCGKETEPSLIEHKIQCCSDKLEVINKKDEKDLEEYIKNVLLVLAPNHYLLLDAKQRLAGVLRDTINREPRPTKKLMRRKIELCRELLPVQEVLSPGICRTKAITLYELHATTVQLAKKMFDAREISASAFVDELLNAEKYLKRSLEMLVIEPGNSPEGELCAKALEEYRALKLSIAKVLDGIHAQGKTYESESISEEVSLHPEVD
- the LOC126771955 gene encoding erlin-2-like — translated: MADQTSMLAIVILAVGVSVHFSLHKVEEGYVGVYYRGGALLPVTSQPGFHMMIPVLTTFKAIQTTLQTDEVKNVPCGTSGGVMIYFERIEVVNKLDPSSVLEVVRNYTADYDKTLIFHKVHHELNQFCSAHTLHEVYIDLFDQIDENLSTALQNDLNELAPGLKVNGVRVTKPKIPEAIRKNYELMEAEKSKYLIAEQHQKVVEKEAETARRKAIIEAEKEAYVAKIQYEQKIMEKESLQKIELIEDSIHKAKQQTKAEADYYHLKKQAEANKLLLTKEYLELKKYEALALNNKIYFGNDIPNMFLQATVGDSLSKNVQVE